A section of the Bifidobacterium sp. ESL0728 genome encodes:
- a CDS encoding ATP-binding cassette domain-containing protein translates to MFDRRLFTLVPRSGAFVAAKVLSLWVSLLADIGFAFIAVGLLGNLFPVLTSANDHVKPAILKKLLKDFQAVPQGYSAFIFALVVVAIIKYLAIRASHFFGTEASERVKIALRERLYDKMLDLGPTYSEHVKTADVVQSLGEGVDHIQSFFETYLPQLIFAVLAPLTLFVAILPLNAPTAGLLLVCVPIIVAIVWWVSVATTRAFGKYWETYTDMGATFLDNVQGLETLKTFDADEAAASRMDRKSEGFRKTSMKVLHLELRARLALDLVSYGATAGAIAIVIWQVASGHLKLPAALVAILLSVSFFVPLRKLSSCSDTAMNGLASIKRIYAMLDVPAIGDGQSALPQGVEDCSITFRNVDYTYKPIDPAVDKAVSDNKGVVDNDTAAKNTAGRGKKNDSTGHKALEGVSFTARANGFTAIVGVSGSGKSTIGALIAGTRNDYQGSIRLGYRVLGSVGSCELHSLKNRSLCDAVTMVDSRSHLFTGSLRENLLMAKPDATANEMWLALEGAHIDDFVYSQPQRLDMRIEPEADNLSGGQRQRLAIARALLRDSPIYVFDEATSSVDAESEQLIDVAIRDLARTRTVIVITHRLTQARDASNIVVLDSGRVVETGTHDELMESRGRYATMFATQASIEHVSHRNSWGSAYARPQSANPKVRRPFDFALLDYQGHDDFDDYGRRSGARDAEQSKVDTRQVRHLSASDSTGKPMKGKLKKTEAARAHTPLAKAMANSASATAGSRHSDGTRSHEPAKRRDETDAILDVANRPHGENKEMGTFHLTLRLLGCVGRLTPFIVGACLCGTIARLAETFLPVFGVLALMAILGHPVWNVSIAFALVAVVVCAIAKSLMHYAEEYMNHEMSFRVVSLFRSKAFEALRRLAPAKLAGRGKGGLTTLVTSDVELLETFFAHAISPVIIAVTTSVVFAVALFTLDPWFALLLIVAHLFVGLVLPRLYAGNVRGIGARIRSDSGKLGDRLVDDMHGMDEIIRFNQGRRRLADIIAEDKNLWLFESRLSRKDGVFGGLGAVSVVVATFIAVRIMFGIVQADSVSMAMCVVAVMLVFSSFGPTLALSDLPGSLNQPLAAARRMFALFDETPAVQETGKDKPKFETVSLKDVTFGYPLSSAGSTSVPASALVLKDFDFTTLHSGILGVQGPSGHGKSTILKLMMRYWDPQVGSVEFSGEPLPKVEAHYRRRVETMMDQDTYLFDGTIRDNLLVADPHAKDSDMHQALQRASIDNVINALPDGLDTQVGELGSRLSEGERQRISLARIFLTGASLVLFDEPTSRVDALNESVILHSINTLANERPVSIVLVSHRASTMQIADRVITL, encoded by the coding sequence ATGTTCGATCGTCGGCTCTTCACCCTCGTTCCGCGCAGTGGCGCGTTCGTCGCCGCAAAAGTGCTGAGCCTTTGGGTCTCTCTGCTGGCGGATATCGGATTCGCGTTCATCGCCGTAGGCCTTCTCGGTAATCTTTTTCCTGTGCTCACCTCCGCCAATGACCATGTCAAGCCGGCGATCCTCAAAAAGCTGTTGAAGGATTTCCAGGCGGTGCCGCAGGGTTATTCGGCCTTCATCTTTGCGCTGGTAGTGGTTGCGATCATCAAATACCTGGCCATACGTGCCTCGCATTTCTTCGGTACCGAAGCCTCTGAGCGGGTCAAGATAGCGCTGCGCGAACGTCTCTACGACAAAATGCTGGACTTGGGACCGACCTATTCGGAACATGTGAAAACCGCCGACGTGGTGCAATCGCTGGGTGAAGGCGTCGACCATATCCAGAGTTTCTTCGAAACCTATCTGCCGCAGCTCATTTTCGCCGTTCTTGCGCCTCTGACGCTCTTCGTCGCGATCCTGCCGCTGAACGCACCCACTGCGGGTCTGCTTCTGGTTTGTGTCCCGATTATCGTCGCGATTGTCTGGTGGGTGTCTGTGGCGACGACACGAGCATTCGGTAAATACTGGGAAACATATACTGATATGGGTGCCACGTTCCTTGACAACGTCCAAGGGTTGGAAACGTTGAAGACTTTCGACGCCGATGAAGCCGCAGCGAGTCGCATGGATCGGAAATCCGAGGGTTTCCGCAAGACATCCATGAAAGTTCTTCACCTCGAACTGCGTGCGCGTCTGGCTCTGGATTTGGTTTCGTACGGAGCCACCGCCGGTGCCATCGCCATTGTCATCTGGCAGGTGGCAAGCGGACATCTGAAGCTTCCTGCAGCATTGGTGGCCATCCTGCTTTCGGTGAGCTTCTTCGTGCCGCTGCGTAAGCTTTCCTCCTGCTCCGACACTGCGATGAATGGGCTGGCTTCGATTAAACGGATTTATGCCATGCTGGACGTCCCGGCAATCGGTGACGGGCAGTCTGCATTGCCGCAAGGTGTCGAGGATTGCTCGATTACTTTCCGAAATGTCGATTACACATACAAACCGATTGATCCGGCGGTTGATAAAGCGGTGTCTGACAATAAAGGTGTCGTTGATAACGACACTGCCGCAAAGAACACGGCCGGGCGCGGAAAGAAAAACGATTCGACCGGTCACAAAGCTTTGGAAGGTGTCAGTTTCACCGCACGGGCGAACGGTTTTACCGCCATTGTCGGGGTGAGCGGTTCGGGCAAATCCACCATCGGTGCGTTGATTGCCGGCACACGCAACGATTATCAGGGTTCCATCCGCTTGGGTTACCGGGTGCTGGGAAGCGTGGGTAGCTGCGAGCTGCACAGCCTCAAGAACAGATCACTGTGCGACGCGGTGACGATGGTCGATTCCCGAAGTCATCTATTCACCGGTTCCCTCCGAGAGAATCTGTTGATGGCGAAGCCGGACGCCACGGCCAACGAGATGTGGCTGGCCCTCGAAGGCGCCCATATCGACGATTTCGTCTATTCCCAGCCCCAGCGTCTTGATATGCGTATCGAACCGGAAGCCGACAATCTTTCCGGTGGCCAGCGCCAGCGTCTCGCCATCGCCAGGGCTCTGCTGCGTGACAGCCCGATCTACGTTTTCGACGAAGCCACGAGCAGCGTTGACGCCGAAAGCGAGCAGCTCATTGATGTGGCGATTCGCGACTTGGCCAGAACCCGTACGGTCATCGTCATCACCCATCGCCTGACCCAGGCCAGAGATGCCAGCAATATCGTGGTGCTTGACTCCGGTCGGGTCGTTGAAACCGGAACCCACGACGAGCTCATGGAAAGCCGTGGCCGTTACGCCACGATGTTCGCGACCCAGGCGTCGATCGAGCATGTCTCGCATCGAAACAGCTGGGGAAGCGCCTATGCCAGGCCGCAGTCCGCGAATCCCAAGGTGCGCAGGCCATTTGATTTCGCCTTGCTTGATTATCAGGGCCACGATGATTTTGACGATTATGGCCGTCGGTCCGGGGCCAGAGACGCCGAACAATCCAAGGTGGATACGCGGCAGGTGCGTCACCTATCGGCCTCTGATTCCACCGGAAAACCCATGAAAGGCAAACTCAAGAAAACGGAAGCGGCGCGTGCTCACACACCTTTGGCGAAGGCTATGGCAAATTCCGCTTCCGCCACTGCCGGGAGCAGACATTCCGATGGAACGCGTTCTCACGAACCGGCAAAACGTCGTGATGAAACCGATGCGATACTCGATGTCGCCAATCGTCCCCACGGTGAGAACAAAGAAATGGGGACATTCCATCTTACGTTGAGGCTGCTTGGTTGTGTCGGACGGCTGACTCCATTCATCGTCGGCGCGTGCCTGTGCGGGACCATCGCGAGACTTGCGGAAACCTTCCTGCCCGTGTTTGGGGTGCTGGCGTTGATGGCGATCCTTGGCCATCCTGTTTGGAATGTGAGCATCGCCTTCGCACTTGTTGCCGTCGTGGTGTGTGCCATTGCGAAAAGCCTGATGCATTATGCCGAGGAATACATGAACCACGAGATGAGTTTCCGTGTGGTTTCGCTCTTCCGCTCGAAGGCCTTCGAAGCACTCCGCCGTCTTGCCCCGGCAAAACTGGCCGGGCGAGGCAAAGGTGGGCTCACCACTTTGGTGACCTCCGACGTCGAGTTGCTTGAGACTTTCTTTGCCCACGCCATTTCTCCGGTGATCATCGCAGTGACCACTTCGGTGGTGTTCGCGGTGGCGCTGTTCACCCTCGATCCATGGTTCGCGCTCTTGCTGATTGTCGCCCACCTCTTCGTCGGACTCGTTCTGCCGCGTCTGTATGCCGGCAATGTGCGCGGAATCGGCGCGCGAATTCGCTCCGATTCCGGCAAACTCGGCGACAGACTCGTTGACGATATGCACGGCATGGATGAAATCATCAGGTTCAACCAAGGCCGCCGGCGTCTTGCCGACATCATCGCCGAAGACAAGAATCTATGGCTTTTCGAAAGCAGGCTGAGCCGCAAGGACGGCGTATTCGGAGGTCTCGGTGCGGTTTCGGTCGTCGTTGCCACTTTCATTGCGGTGAGGATCATGTTCGGCATCGTTCAGGCCGATTCTGTTTCGATGGCCATGTGTGTGGTCGCGGTGATGCTCGTTTTCAGTTCCTTCGGGCCCACCCTCGCGTTGAGCGATTTGCCGGGTAGCTTGAACCAGCCATTGGCGGCTGCCAGGCGCATGTTTGCGCTGTTCGACGAAACGCCGGCAGTGCAGGAGACCGGAAAGGACAAGCCGAAATTCGAAACCGTCTCGCTGAAGGATGTGACCTTTGGCTACCCGCTTTCCTCGGCAGGCTCGACTTCGGTTCCCGCTTCCGCGTTGGTGTTGAAGGACTTCGACTTCACGACGTTGCATTCCGGGATTCTTGGCGTGCAGGGCCCGTCAGGACATGGCAAATCCACGATTCTGAAGCTTATGATGCGCTATTGGGACCCCCAGGTCGGTTCGGTTGAGTTCTCAGGTGAGCCGTTGCCGAAGGTCGAAGCGCATTATCGCCGTCGGGTCGAGACGATGATGGATCAGGATACGTATCTTTTCGACGGTACGATTCGTGACAATCTCTTGGTCGCCGACCCGCATGCCAAAGATTCGGACATGCATCAGGCGCTTCAACGTGCTTCGATCGACAACGTCATCAATGCGCTGCCGGATGGTTTGGATACGCAGGTAGGCGAGCTTGGCTCCAGACTTTCCGAAGGCGAACGACAGCGCATCAGCCTCGCCAGGATTTTCCTCACCGGAGCGTCGTTGGTGCTTTTTGATGAGCCCACGAGCCGTGTCGACGCCCTGAATGAATCGGTCATCCTCCATTCGATCAATACGCTCGCCAACGAACGTCCGGTTTCCATCGTGCTGGTCTCGCATCGCGCCTCCACGATGCAGATTGCCGACCGTGTCATCACGCTCTAG
- a CDS encoding LacI family DNA-binding transcriptional regulator: MIDDTLHDVNADHRHVTLRNVAQAAGVSLKTASNVINGTGRMTDATRQRVKSVIADLGYRVNVAARNLNRGLTGFITLAVPSLTPPYLAELANRVIDEARKHDYSVYVTTYAEGSAKGARDILQSFNPTVSDGIILSMSELEDISPEDFDVDYPLVVVGSRTTWGRADHVTPDDVEAAAKATEYLIKHGSSRLAVVGARKPFDKHALLNATEGNDQLRMKGVIEGCRRYHKQLDPALIGITAQNWTIGEGARATQRLVDGGVPFDGLIALNDQLAIGALSVLATSGIRVPGQVQVIGFDNIEESGYLQTPLTTMDSRLDWTAPTAVERIIGRIHGTITTPELLKVKSKIIVRQTTRP, translated from the coding sequence ATGATAGATGATACGCTCCATGACGTCAACGCCGATCACAGGCATGTCACGCTGAGGAATGTCGCCCAAGCCGCCGGAGTGTCGCTCAAAACGGCATCCAATGTCATCAACGGAACCGGCCGGATGACCGATGCCACCCGTCAACGCGTCAAATCCGTCATCGCCGACCTTGGCTATCGGGTCAATGTGGCCGCCCGCAACCTGAACCGCGGGCTCACCGGGTTCATCACACTTGCCGTCCCTTCGCTGACCCCGCCCTATCTTGCCGAATTGGCGAACCGGGTGATCGACGAGGCCCGCAAGCACGATTACTCGGTCTATGTCACCACCTACGCGGAGGGATCGGCGAAAGGCGCACGCGATATATTGCAATCGTTCAACCCGACGGTATCGGATGGCATTATTCTCTCGATGAGCGAGCTGGAGGACATTTCGCCTGAGGATTTCGATGTCGATTATCCTCTTGTGGTTGTGGGCTCGCGAACCACTTGGGGGCGTGCGGACCATGTGACCCCCGATGATGTGGAGGCTGCAGCGAAAGCGACCGAATATCTGATCAAACATGGCAGTTCGAGGCTTGCGGTGGTCGGGGCTCGCAAACCGTTTGATAAGCATGCACTGTTGAATGCCACGGAAGGCAATGACCAGTTGCGCATGAAAGGCGTTATTGAAGGATGCAGGCGGTATCATAAGCAACTAGATCCCGCGCTTATCGGTATTACTGCCCAGAATTGGACCATAGGCGAGGGAGCCCGTGCGACGCAGCGGCTGGTTGACGGCGGTGTCCCGTTCGATGGTCTGATCGCCCTCAACGACCAGCTTGCCATCGGCGCGCTTTCAGTGCTTGCGACGAGCGGCATCAGAGTTCCTGGCCAAGTGCAGGTGATCGGTTTCGACAATATCGAGGAGTCCGGGTACCTGCAGACTCCGCTGACCACTATGGATTCGCGCCTGGATTGGACGGCTCCTACGGCCGTGGAGCGCATTATCGGCAGAATCCACGGGACGATTACGACTCCGGAATTGCTCAAGGTCAAGTCGAAGATCATCGTGCGACAGACCACGCGGCCGTAG
- a CDS encoding carbohydrate ABC transporter permease, which produces MSGTSMQARTTSGPDRLSASGLKARERAARRAEKARRRRVAKDEAAERRRSARSGFGNPENPRRSWPLTLVVAVFAAYCLFPFVYLLVNATKTQADFTSTFGLGFGRTFALWDNLTEVFSYQDGIFGRWFLNTLLYVVVGAGGATLLAIMGGYALAKFRFPGRKAVFAVVIGAISVPGIALAVPQFLLFAKLGLTNTPWAMILPSLISPFGLYLMWIFSEQAVPTELLEAAHVDGAGEFRTFFTIALPLLAPGIVTTALFTIVATWNNYFLPLIMLKDADWYPLTIGLNQWKDQASTAGGQAIQNLVITGSLVTIIPLVIAFLLLQKYWQSGLAAGAVKE; this is translated from the coding sequence ATGAGCGGGACGAGCATGCAAGCCAGGACAACGTCCGGACCCGACCGTCTCTCCGCGTCCGGGCTGAAGGCGCGGGAGAGGGCGGCCCGGAGGGCGGAGAAGGCGCGCCGGCGCCGGGTGGCGAAGGATGAGGCGGCGGAGCGGAGGCGGAGCGCGCGCAGCGGGTTCGGCAACCCGGAGAACCCGCGCCGCAGCTGGCCTTTGACCCTGGTGGTGGCGGTGTTCGCGGCGTACTGCCTGTTCCCGTTCGTCTACCTTTTGGTCAACGCCACGAAGACGCAGGCGGACTTCACCTCGACGTTCGGTCTCGGCTTCGGCCGCACGTTCGCCCTGTGGGACAACCTCACGGAGGTGTTTTCCTACCAGGACGGGATCTTCGGCCGGTGGTTTTTGAACACGCTGCTCTACGTGGTCGTGGGCGCGGGCGGGGCGACGCTGCTGGCGATCATGGGCGGCTACGCGCTGGCCAAGTTCCGCTTCCCGGGAAGGAAGGCGGTGTTCGCGGTGGTGATCGGCGCGATCAGCGTGCCGGGCATCGCCCTGGCCGTCCCCCAGTTCCTCCTGTTCGCGAAACTGGGCCTGACGAACACGCCGTGGGCGATGATCCTGCCGAGCCTGATCAGCCCGTTCGGTTTGTACCTGATGTGGATCTTCAGCGAGCAGGCCGTCCCGACCGAGCTGCTGGAGGCGGCGCACGTGGACGGGGCGGGCGAGTTCCGCACCTTCTTCACCATCGCCCTCCCATTGCTCGCCCCGGGCATCGTCACCACGGCCCTGTTCACGATCGTGGCGACGTGGAACAACTACTTCCTGCCCCTGATCATGCTCAAGGACGCGGACTGGTACCCGCTCACGATCGGCCTGAACCAGTGGAAGGACCAGGCCTCGACCGCGGGCGGGCAGGCCATCCAGAACCTCGTGATCACCGGCAGCCTCGTCACCATCATCCCCCTGGTGATCGCGTTCCTGCTCCTGCAGAAGTACTGGCAGTCCGGCCTCGCCGCAGGCGCCGTCAAAGAATAA
- a CDS encoding beta-galactosidase: protein MSVSKTPTFGCNGQSPRRAFRWPNLLTPDRRGIAYGGDYNPDQWPEEIWDDDIRLMKKARVNVVALGIFSWGRIQPKMKTWDFDWLDRIVGKLGKAGIAVDMASATATAPMWLYEAHPEVLPVESDGTIVHPGSRQSWSPSSPVFREYALSMCRKMAEHYKDNPYVVSWHVGNEYGWNNRHDYSPDSLRAFRKWCKARYGTIDAVNDAWGTSFWSQQVRSFDEIELPMHPGDDAMINPSLQLDFERFCSDALKDFYKAERDAIAEICPDKPLTTNFMVAADQCVMDYADWGGEVDFVSNDQYFEAGSGHLDNLLCGDAFVDSISLRKPWYLMEHSTSAVQWKPVNARKRGGELVRDALAHVAMGADAVNFFQWRASEVGSEAFHSAMVPHAGEHTKVFREVCELGRVLETLSKAGLQGSELEQSDTAILFDAPSEWATECETLPTRKLSHLDDVAAWYSAFLDAGHRADVVSLRADFSGYSTIVLPTVLSLSDEQTQRIERFVSLGGTVIADYATGLVDEHFHVGLGGYPGAGNGLLRKVLGVSGEEFNILGALDGEPDSVRLSNGAVSRLWQTVVGSVADSATVLASYEGDEARDWELEGTPAIACNAYGKGRAYYVGCDLDREALVPLLRRCLDSVAPQRDSRRVAEAVGGARTSNPDLVHIRRQNGKQAFDFYFTRNRNTVSVEHVEGEILFLNRGHIEDAEGNLPTDNQVANAGCKVDDVTCILERNGILITRQTY, encoded by the coding sequence ATGTCTGTCTCTAAAACGCCAACATTTGGCTGTAATGGCCAGAGCCCGCGTCGTGCATTTCGATGGCCGAACCTGTTGACGCCTGACAGACGTGGGATCGCTTACGGCGGCGACTACAATCCCGACCAATGGCCGGAAGAGATTTGGGATGACGACATCCGCCTTATGAAGAAGGCCCGGGTCAATGTTGTGGCTTTGGGCATTTTTAGCTGGGGTCGTATCCAGCCGAAAATGAAGACTTGGGATTTTGATTGGCTCGACCGCATCGTCGGCAAGCTCGGCAAGGCCGGAATCGCGGTGGACATGGCCTCCGCCACGGCGACCGCTCCGATGTGGCTTTATGAGGCGCATCCGGAGGTGCTTCCGGTGGAATCCGACGGCACGATCGTCCACCCCGGTTCGAGGCAGTCGTGGAGTCCGTCGAGCCCGGTTTTCCGTGAGTATGCGCTTTCGATGTGCCGTAAAATGGCGGAACATTATAAGGACAACCCTTATGTGGTCTCCTGGCATGTCGGCAACGAATACGGCTGGAACAATCGCCATGATTATTCGCCGGATTCCCTACGTGCCTTCCGCAAATGGTGCAAGGCGCGCTACGGCACCATCGACGCCGTCAACGACGCCTGGGGCACGTCATTCTGGTCCCAGCAGGTGCGTTCGTTCGACGAGATCGAGTTGCCGATGCATCCTGGTGACGACGCGATGATCAATCCAAGTCTCCAGTTGGATTTCGAGCGTTTCTGTTCCGATGCCCTGAAGGATTTCTACAAGGCGGAACGCGATGCCATCGCTGAAATCTGCCCCGACAAGCCGTTGACCACGAACTTCATGGTGGCTGCCGACCAATGCGTGATGGATTATGCCGATTGGGGCGGCGAGGTCGACTTCGTCTCCAATGACCAATACTTTGAAGCCGGCAGTGGGCATCTGGATAATCTGTTGTGCGGCGACGCGTTCGTGGATTCCATCTCACTGCGAAAGCCGTGGTATCTGATGGAGCATTCGACCTCGGCGGTTCAATGGAAACCGGTCAATGCCCGTAAACGAGGCGGCGAATTGGTGCGTGACGCCCTGGCACATGTGGCCATGGGCGCGGATGCCGTCAACTTCTTCCAGTGGAGAGCGTCCGAAGTCGGTTCCGAGGCGTTCCACTCCGCGATGGTTCCGCACGCCGGTGAGCACACCAAGGTTTTCCGTGAAGTGTGCGAGCTGGGCCGGGTCTTGGAAACCCTGTCGAAGGCCGGCCTTCAGGGCAGCGAGCTCGAACAATCGGATACGGCGATTCTTTTCGATGCGCCATCCGAATGGGCCACCGAATGCGAAACATTGCCGACCAGGAAGCTCAGCCATCTTGATGATGTCGCCGCTTGGTACAGCGCTTTTCTGGATGCCGGGCATCGCGCCGATGTCGTGTCGCTGCGTGCCGATTTCAGCGGATACTCCACCATTGTTCTGCCGACTGTTTTGTCGCTTTCCGACGAACAAACACAACGTATCGAACGGTTTGTCTCGCTTGGCGGAACGGTGATCGCCGATTATGCAACCGGCCTTGTCGACGAACATTTCCACGTAGGTCTCGGCGGCTATCCGGGGGCCGGCAACGGGCTGCTGCGCAAGGTCTTGGGGGTGTCTGGGGAAGAATTCAACATCCTTGGGGCGCTTGACGGCGAGCCGGATTCAGTGCGACTTTCGAACGGTGCCGTCTCAAGACTTTGGCAGACTGTTGTGGGCTCGGTCGCCGATTCCGCCACGGTACTTGCCAGTTACGAAGGGGACGAAGCCCGTGACTGGGAGCTTGAAGGCACACCGGCGATCGCTTGTAATGCGTACGGCAAGGGTAGGGCCTATTATGTCGGTTGCGATTTGGATCGCGAAGCGCTGGTGCCTCTGTTGAGGCGATGCCTGGATTCGGTTGCACCGCAAAGGGATTCTCGTAGAGTTGCGGAGGCTGTCGGGGGCGCCCGGACCTCCAACCCCGATTTGGTTCATATCCGCCGGCAGAACGGCAAACAGGCTTTCGATTTTTACTTCACGCGGAATCGTAATACAGTTAGCGTCGAACATGTCGAGGGGGAAATCCTGTTCCTCAATCGCGGGCATATTGAAGATGCTGAAGGCAATTTGCCAACGGACAACCAGGTTGCAAACGCTGGGTGTAAGGTCGATGACGTCACGTGTATTCTCGAGCGCAATGGAATATTGATAACCAGACAAACGTATTGA
- a CDS encoding sugar ABC transporter permease, producing the protein MGVPGALRASTSDAPAVSVNRHRVDWRGWKFLWPFVLVFLFVFIVPVVYAVYLSFFQTRMVGGTVFVGFQNYVRLFRDGQFWGSVWRVTLFTLVQVPIMLALSALLALALDSMRLHGTRFFRISTFLPYAVPAVVSTLIWGFMYGAKYGLVGSLNSWMGVHLDVLQPGVLLASIGNIVTWEFTGYNMLIFYSSLSTIPHSLYEAAAIDGASEWQIVRRIKMPELKGSLAITVIFSIIGSFQLFNEPSIMQNMVPGNAITTYYTPNMYAYNLSFTGGQSNYAAALAIVMAVITMAVAYAVQLNSMKEQMK; encoded by the coding sequence TTGGGTGTTCCCGGAGCTTTGAGGGCTTCGACTTCCGATGCACCTGCCGTGTCGGTGAATCGTCATCGTGTGGATTGGCGTGGTTGGAAGTTTTTGTGGCCGTTTGTTCTGGTGTTTTTGTTTGTGTTCATCGTGCCGGTCGTGTATGCGGTGTATCTGTCGTTCTTCCAGACGCGGATGGTGGGGGGCACGGTGTTCGTGGGTTTCCAGAATTACGTGCGGCTGTTCCGTGACGGGCAGTTCTGGGGTTCGGTGTGGCGGGTGACGCTGTTCACGCTGGTGCAGGTACCCATCATGCTGGCCCTGTCGGCGTTGCTGGCTTTGGCGTTGGATTCGATGAGGCTTCATGGCACGCGGTTCTTCCGTATCTCGACGTTCCTGCCGTACGCGGTGCCGGCGGTGGTCTCCACCCTGATCTGGGGGTTCATGTACGGGGCGAAGTACGGTCTGGTGGGTTCGCTGAACTCGTGGATGGGCGTGCATCTGGACGTGCTGCAGCCGGGGGTGCTGCTCGCGTCGATCGGCAACATCGTCACCTGGGAGTTCACGGGCTACAACATGCTGATCTTCTATTCGTCGCTGTCCACGATCCCGCATTCCCTGTATGAGGCGGCGGCGATCGACGGCGCGAGCGAGTGGCAGATCGTGCGGAGGATCAAGATGCCCGAATTGAAGGGGTCGCTGGCGATCACGGTGATCTTCAGCATCATCGGCAGCTTCCAGCTGTTCAACGAGCCGAGCATCATGCAGAACATGGTGCCGGGCAACGCGATCACGACGTACTACACGCCCAACATGTACGCGTACAACCTGAGCTTCACGGGCGGCCAGTCGAACTATGCGGCCGCTTTGGCGATCGTGATGGCCGTGATCACCATGGCGGTGGCGTACGCGGTGCAGCTCAACAGCATGAAGGAGCAGATGAAATGA
- a CDS encoding extracellular solute-binding protein, producing MSNVKRVVAVVAAAATMIGLAGCGSSNSGGSKGSDSKADLVFWGWDTGNSMKKIIANFEKDNPGVTVKFNNTGTAEKTSTALTNAVAAKKGIPDVVMLEDPTVTQFAVTGDLADLSQFGADKLANDFTAGPWNKLQYSAKPYALPIDAGPEMFFYNKAVFDKAGVDGESIKTWDDYYAAAKKIKAAGSYITNSSGASGDYQPFTAQAWQAGAKPWKVDGEKITIDMTKDPGMKRYIDFRQKLIDEDLIDTKTANWSDEWNRELNDGTLASLTIGAWMPVNLISGAPDQKGNWRVGSLPQWEAGKQVSAEDGGSALAVPKAGKSQAAAYKFVKYMTHDAGAQQMADSGTFSSLKKILNSSSFTDPTTAANKKVNDYFGGQNVNKILAEGAQRPVEKFQYLPYNPFAQTAYGDEISKAYSKNIPLEKAMENYAQKLADHGKQEGYSVTVK from the coding sequence ATGAGTAATGTAAAAAGAGTTGTTGCGGTTGTAGCTGCTGCAGCGACGATGATCGGTCTGGCAGGCTGCGGCTCGTCAAATTCAGGCGGCAGCAAAGGCTCGGATTCCAAGGCGGATCTGGTCTTCTGGGGCTGGGACACCGGTAACTCGATGAAGAAGATCATCGCGAACTTCGAGAAGGATAACCCCGGAGTGACGGTGAAGTTCAACAACACCGGCACCGCGGAAAAGACTTCGACCGCACTGACCAACGCGGTCGCGGCCAAGAAGGGTATCCCGGATGTGGTGATGCTTGAGGATCCGACGGTCACCCAGTTTGCGGTTACCGGCGATCTCGCGGATCTAAGCCAGTTCGGCGCGGACAAGCTGGCCAACGACTTCACCGCCGGCCCTTGGAACAAGTTGCAATATAGTGCCAAGCCCTATGCGCTGCCCATCGATGCAGGCCCGGAAATGTTCTTCTACAACAAGGCCGTCTTCGACAAGGCCGGAGTCGATGGCGAGTCGATCAAGACTTGGGACGATTACTATGCAGCAGCCAAGAAGATCAAGGCCGCCGGCTCCTACATCACCAACAGCTCGGGTGCGTCAGGCGATTATCAACCCTTCACCGCACAGGCCTGGCAGGCCGGTGCAAAGCCTTGGAAGGTCGACGGTGAGAAGATCACCATCGATATGACCAAGGACCCGGGCATGAAGAGGTACATTGATTTCCGTCAGAAGCTGATTGACGAAGACCTCATCGATACCAAGACCGCGAACTGGTCGGACGAATGGAACCGTGAGCTCAACGACGGCACCCTTGCCTCGCTGACGATCGGCGCCTGGATGCCGGTCAACCTCATCAGCGGCGCTCCCGACCAGAAGGGTAATTGGCGCGTCGGCTCGCTGCCTCAGTGGGAAGCCGGCAAGCAGGTTTCCGCCGAAGATGGCGGTTCCGCTCTTGCTGTGCCGAAGGCCGGCAAGTCGCAGGCCGCAGCCTACAAGTTCGTCAAGTACATGACCCATGACGCGGGCGCCCAGCAGATGGCCGACAGCGGCACGTTCAGCAGTCTGAAGAAGATTTTGAATTCCAGCTCCTTCACCGACCCGACCACGGCGGCCAATAAGAAGGTCAACGACTACTTCGGCGGTCAGAACGTCAACAAGATCCTGGCCGAAGGCGCACAGCGTCCGGTTGAGAAGTTCCAGTATCTTCCGTACAACCCATTCGCTCAGACCGCTTACGGCGATGAGATTTCCAAGGCTTACAGCAAGAACATCCCTCTTGAGAAGGCTATGGAGAATTATGCCCAAAAGCTCGCCGACCATGGCAAGCAGGAAGGTTACAGCGTAACCGTCAAGTAA